A portion of the Acidisarcina polymorpha genome contains these proteins:
- a CDS encoding acyltransferase family protein, translated as MLCVASLAALLLVNQFPAPLPEYDFCFTGLLAPILMGIIWALSSAQMLTARMLSARWLVVLGESSYALYLIHIPMFHMFKFLRLETHLALYPVYLALCVGLSVLSFYYLEMPARRWLMERFHTGFTSGKDSWRIVTQSAR; from the coding sequence ATGCTGTGCGTCGCCTCGCTTGCCGCTCTGCTGCTGGTGAACCAGTTTCCGGCGCCCTTGCCTGAGTATGACTTCTGTTTTACGGGTCTGCTAGCACCGATCCTGATGGGAATCATTTGGGCTCTTTCATCGGCGCAGATGCTGACTGCACGGATGTTGAGCGCGAGATGGCTGGTAGTACTGGGCGAAAGCAGTTATGCCTTGTACCTGATTCATATTCCGATGTTCCACATGTTTAAATTCTTGCGACTGGAGACACATCTGGCGCTTTATCCGGTGTATCTGGCATTGTGCGTAGGGCTGAGCGTGTTGAGCTTTTACTATCTGGAAATGCCGGCTCGGCGGTGGTTGATGGAGAGGTTTCACACGGGTTTCACTTCCGGTAAGGATTCGTGGCGGATTGTCACACAGTCGGCCCGATAG
- a CDS encoding response regulator gives MLPNLLLVDLTMPRMNRIQFIKALREDAELHPSIIFVLTTSKLDKDRVAAYQFNVAGYIIKDKVAQDFLSLVTLVSIYKRIVEFP, from the coding sequence ATGCTGCCTAATCTGTTGCTTGTCGACCTGACCATGCCCAGGATGAATAGAATTCAGTTTATCAAGGCCTTACGCGAAGATGCGGAGCTGCATCCGTCGATCATCTTTGTCCTGACAACTTCGAAACTCGACAAGGATCGAGTAGCCGCCTACCAGTTTAATGTTGCGGGTTATATCATCAAGGACAAGGTAGCGCAGGACTTCCTCAGCCTTGTCACCCTCGTGAGTATTTACAAACGGATTGTTGAGTTTCCTTAG
- a CDS encoding GatB/YqeY domain-containing protein, with translation MNPSWLLGAVGAIACVLPSWLCIAPTQLFPEFSTTQAEQETSPHCPNSLKAHEAYLPQTAGEDVIRGEVQGAMATLSEGESKLGPKDMGEVMKVVQQRIMAEGCGRRGSW, from the coding sequence ATGAATCCTTCTTGGTTGCTGGGGGCTGTGGGGGCCATCGCATGCGTTTTGCCTTCCTGGTTGTGCATAGCGCCGACACAGCTATTCCCGGAGTTCTCCACGACTCAAGCTGAACAAGAAACTTCGCCTCATTGCCCTAATAGCCTGAAAGCTCATGAGGCTTATCTGCCGCAGACTGCGGGAGAAGATGTGATTCGCGGGGAGGTGCAGGGGGCGATGGCTACGTTGTCGGAAGGTGAGAGCAAGCTGGGGCCTAAGGATATGGGCGAGGTGATGAAGGTGGTGCAGCAGAGGATTATGGCGGAGGGCTGCGGGCGGAGGGGAAGCTGGTGA
- a CDS encoding O-methyltransferase — protein MATEFIKQNRGGNDHFYLLTALVAGAGIVLTIVPPFIKRYEGLRILERVADDEQFTQPEYTPATPECPQPELWKMLDSQTTEVEVLELLKTLVTTLKPKLVVETGTFLGHGTVKLAEGVKENGFGKVITVEFDASIHARAVKRFEDSGLAPWIESRLESSLETVIDGSIDLLYSDSHLANREAEIQRLLPQLDPRGVLVIHDASSHFKLVPEAALRMEAEGLISAVLLSTPRGVVIAQRRDGRQ, from the coding sequence TTGGCGACTGAGTTCATAAAGCAAAATCGTGGAGGTAACGACCACTTTTATCTGCTTACCGCGCTGGTCGCCGGGGCCGGGATCGTCCTTACGATAGTACCGCCCTTTATAAAAAGGTATGAAGGGCTGCGCATATTGGAGCGGGTAGCGGATGATGAACAATTTACGCAGCCTGAATACACGCCGGCGACACCTGAGTGTCCGCAGCCGGAGTTGTGGAAGATGCTGGACTCGCAAACGACGGAAGTCGAGGTGCTGGAACTTCTAAAGACACTGGTCACGACGCTGAAGCCGAAGCTGGTAGTTGAAACCGGTACCTTCCTGGGGCATGGGACGGTCAAACTTGCTGAGGGCGTGAAGGAAAATGGCTTTGGAAAAGTGATTACAGTCGAGTTTGACGCGTCAATTCATGCGCGGGCCGTGAAGCGGTTTGAGGATTCCGGTTTGGCGCCTTGGATTGAATCGCGGCTGGAATCGAGCTTGGAAACCGTCATCGACGGGAGCATCGATCTGCTCTACAGCGACAGCCATCTGGCGAATCGCGAGGCGGAGATACAACGACTGTTGCCGCAACTCGATCCACGCGGGGTGTTGGTGATCCATGACGCAAGTTCGCATTTCAAGCTGGTGCCCGAAGCAGCACTGCGGATGGAAGCGGAAGGGCTGATTTCGGCGGTACTTCTCTCAACGCCCCGTGGAGTGGTGATAGCGCAGCGTCGAGATGGACGGCAGTAA
- a CDS encoding NAD(P)/FAD-dependent oxidoreductase, translating into MPQTTKVLILGAGFAGIHVAMKLERLFHGDSNVEITLVSRDNFVLFTPMLHEVAASDLDMTAIVNPVRKMLRRTQFIASDVESINLEKKQVTVSHGLCRHKHAIDYDHLVLALGSVTNFFGLEGLEARALTMKSLEDATKLRSRMLAHLEEADPPCSEVPRASLLTLVVAGGGFAGVETVGGMYDFMMHAIRSYPNLKPEMVRMVLVHPGKYLLPELGEQLGRYTQEKLAKRGIEVRNGVRVTSISDEGVVLSDGSFISTMFVVWTAGTSPSPQVSCLPCQKHGGRVITQPTFELEEWPGVWALGDCASVPDGKGGFHPPTAQHALRQAQTLGGNIAAAIKGTQKKEFSFSTIGQLATIGRRVGVARIFGFQFSGFLAWWMWRTVYLSKLPHWEKRVHVALGWTFDLLFSKDTVQYVSFRTPGSIMPLADSVSVSDRVDTRHGVLTGAEKI; encoded by the coding sequence GTGCCACAAACAACAAAGGTTTTGATTCTCGGTGCTGGCTTCGCTGGAATTCACGTCGCAATGAAACTCGAGCGGTTGTTTCACGGAGATAGCAATGTTGAAATAACGCTGGTAAGCCGAGATAATTTTGTATTGTTCACACCCATGCTCCACGAAGTTGCAGCCAGTGATCTCGATATGACGGCTATCGTCAATCCAGTTCGAAAGATGCTGCGCCGCACACAATTTATTGCGTCGGATGTCGAATCTATAAATCTCGAAAAAAAACAGGTCACCGTATCGCATGGCCTTTGCCGGCACAAGCACGCCATCGACTACGACCATCTAGTGCTGGCTCTCGGTTCCGTTACAAATTTCTTTGGACTTGAAGGCCTTGAGGCTAGAGCCTTGACGATGAAGTCCCTCGAAGACGCTACAAAACTACGAAGTCGGATGCTTGCTCACCTTGAGGAAGCTGACCCGCCTTGTTCCGAGGTACCCCGCGCCTCGTTACTTACGTTGGTAGTAGCTGGCGGCGGCTTTGCCGGTGTGGAGACGGTTGGAGGCATGTATGACTTCATGATGCATGCGATACGTTCGTACCCAAACCTCAAGCCGGAGATGGTGCGGATGGTGCTGGTCCATCCAGGGAAATACCTCTTGCCCGAACTAGGTGAACAATTGGGACGCTACACGCAGGAAAAACTAGCTAAGCGTGGGATTGAGGTTCGGAATGGAGTTAGAGTCACAAGCATTTCGGATGAAGGCGTTGTCCTGAGTGACGGAAGCTTCATTTCGACTATGTTCGTGGTGTGGACTGCGGGTACTTCGCCGTCGCCGCAAGTATCCTGTTTGCCGTGTCAGAAACATGGTGGCCGCGTCATTACGCAACCGACCTTTGAGTTGGAGGAGTGGCCGGGTGTTTGGGCGCTTGGCGATTGCGCCAGCGTTCCGGACGGGAAGGGTGGATTTCATCCGCCAACCGCGCAACATGCTTTGCGGCAGGCCCAGACTCTGGGAGGTAATATTGCCGCGGCAATCAAGGGGACGCAGAAAAAAGAGTTCTCTTTCAGCACGATCGGGCAATTAGCGACGATTGGCCGTCGGGTCGGTGTGGCGAGAATCTTCGGATTTCAATTTTCCGGCTTCCTGGCATGGTGGATGTGGAGAACTGTCTATCTCAGTAAATTGCCGCATTGGGAGAAGCGAGTGCATGTTGCCCTGGGCTGGACATTCGATCTATTGTTTTCCAAGGACACGGTGCAGTATGTTTCATTCCGCACTCCTGGCTCCATCATGCCATTGGCTGATAGCGTGTCGGTGTCCGATAGGGTAGATACGCGTCACGGCGTTCTGACCGGCGCTGAGAAGATCTAA
- a CDS encoding recombinase family protein produces MYLLTSDEQRRALRGKCSVAAAAAYRFIQHVSDGNVVVSGSSVERRVEPPSSVGNRTAPGNANKFLIKDTMDRMGRNLDDLRKILLGLTERGVRVEFVKESLTFTGQDSAMSKLLLSVMGAFAEFERELIRERQREGIALAKRAGVYKGRKRSLPVDKAAELRQRAAAGEQKAALAREFGVDRATVYRYLKRAQR; encoded by the coding sequence ATGTACTTATTAACTAGCGATGAGCAACGACGAGCATTACGTGGCAAGTGCAGCGTTGCAGCGGCAGCGGCATATCGGTTTATCCAGCATGTGTCGGACGGAAATGTTGTCGTCAGTGGTTCTTCGGTCGAGCGACGGGTGGAACCTCCCTCCAGCGTCGGGAATAGGACTGCACCTGGCAATGCCAATAAGTTCCTTATCAAGGATACGATGGATCGGATGGGCCGCAACCTCGATGATCTTCGCAAGATCCTGTTGGGCTTGACGGAACGCGGTGTACGAGTGGAGTTCGTGAAAGAGAGCCTGACCTTCACAGGGCAGGACTCCGCAATGTCCAAACTACTTTTGAGTGTCATGGGAGCATTCGCGGAGTTCGAGCGTGAGCTGATACGTGAGCGCCAGCGAGAGGGAATTGCGCTGGCGAAGCGCGCGGGCGTCTACAAAGGCCGGAAACGAAGCCTGCCGGTCGACAAGGCGGCCGAGTTGAGACAACGTGCGGCGGCAGGCGAACAAAAGGCCGCCCTGGCCCGCGAGTTCGGCGTGGATCGAGCGACCGTCTACCGGTATCTCAAGAGAGCACAGCGATGA
- a CDS encoding SDR family oxidoreductase: MSQDLILVTGGSGFVAIHCIDQLLRAGYDVRTTVRSLTREPEVRDMLENAGSPRRDALRFVEADLTHDKGWVEAVIGCRFVLHVASPFPPSAPNHEDDLIIPAREGALRVLRAARDASVERVVLTSSFAAIGYGHMPQTAPFDETTWTNVDAPGISAYAKSKTLAERAAWDFIKHEGGNLELSVVNPVGVFGPTFGPDYSTSILIVQRLLDGAIPVCPRIGFGAVDVRDVADLHLRAMTNQAARGERFLAVAGKSLSLLDVARILKIHMGPVARRVPTRELPDWIVRFSSLFIPDMKAIAPELGNRKNVSNEKAKRILGWIPRTNEEAITASGESLASLGLVKT, encoded by the coding sequence ATGAGTCAAGATCTCATTCTAGTTACCGGCGGCTCGGGCTTCGTCGCCATCCATTGCATTGACCAACTACTTCGCGCTGGATACGACGTCCGCACTACAGTTCGGTCGCTTACACGCGAGCCCGAAGTCCGCGATATGCTAGAAAATGCGGGCAGTCCGCGGCGCGACGCCCTGCGCTTCGTTGAAGCCGACCTCACTCACGACAAAGGCTGGGTCGAAGCCGTCATTGGCTGCCGCTTCGTTCTCCACGTCGCCTCGCCCTTTCCGCCGTCGGCTCCCAACCATGAAGACGACCTCATCATCCCAGCCCGCGAAGGAGCCCTTCGCGTCCTGCGCGCCGCCCGCGACGCCAGTGTCGAACGTGTCGTCCTGACATCCTCATTCGCCGCCATTGGATACGGCCACATGCCGCAGACCGCTCCTTTTGACGAAACTACTTGGACGAATGTCGACGCGCCCGGTATCAGCGCTTACGCCAAGTCGAAGACTCTCGCAGAGCGCGCAGCCTGGGACTTTATCAAGCATGAAGGCGGTAACCTGGAGCTTTCTGTGGTGAACCCCGTCGGCGTTTTCGGACCTACCTTCGGCCCTGACTATTCAACTTCTATCCTTATCGTGCAGCGCCTCCTCGACGGAGCCATTCCAGTCTGTCCGCGAATCGGTTTCGGTGCTGTGGATGTCCGAGATGTGGCCGACCTGCATCTCCGCGCTATGACCAACCAGGCTGCAAGAGGCGAACGCTTTCTGGCTGTTGCCGGGAAGTCCCTCTCCCTACTCGACGTGGCAAGGATTCTTAAGATTCATATGGGCCCAGTCGCGCGTCGAGTTCCCACACGCGAGCTTCCCGACTGGATTGTGCGCTTTTCCTCTCTTTTCATCCCAGATATGAAGGCCATCGCCCCCGAGTTGGGAAATAGGAAGAACGTCTCCAATGAGAAAGCGAAGCGCATCTTGGGTTGGATTCCCCGCACTAACGAGGAAGCGATCACCGCCAGTGGAGAAAGCCTTGCCAGCCTCGGCCTAGTGAAGACGTAA
- a CDS encoding TetR/AcrR family transcriptional regulator: MVPKPKPSKRDSILDAMLDLVVERGFHDAPMSLLSKRSGASPGVIYHYFGSKEQIIQALYERIRALKIQAFLGGFSPDQDPHNTFLRGCLNIYNFYRKHKREMRFYEQYEHAGFACTHDAKQEDERAKAYARCFSSKSKGGVLNEWPAEVVQEMTLNLVIRLASQPRKLPEPLLLEIAEGMWQIVKSKE, from the coding sequence ATGGTACCGAAGCCCAAACCGTCTAAGCGTGACTCCATCCTCGACGCGATGCTCGATCTCGTCGTCGAGCGCGGCTTTCACGATGCTCCCATGTCTCTCCTGTCAAAGAGATCCGGTGCCAGCCCTGGCGTCATCTACCACTATTTCGGGAGTAAAGAACAAATCATCCAGGCGCTCTACGAACGTATCCGCGCACTCAAGATTCAGGCGTTCCTCGGCGGTTTCTCGCCCGACCAAGATCCCCACAATACCTTTCTAAGAGGTTGCCTTAACATCTATAACTTCTATCGTAAACACAAGCGGGAAATGCGCTTTTACGAGCAGTATGAGCACGCGGGCTTCGCCTGTACCCATGATGCCAAGCAGGAGGATGAGCGTGCGAAAGCCTACGCTCGATGCTTTTCCAGCAAGTCCAAGGGCGGCGTCCTTAACGAATGGCCTGCAGAGGTTGTCCAGGAGATGACCCTCAACCTGGTCATACGTCTCGCCAGCCAGCCTCGCAAACTCCCCGAGCCCCTCTTATTGGAGATCGCCGAAGGCATGTGGCAGATAGTGAAATCCAAAGAATAG
- a CDS encoding inorganic phosphate transporter, whose translation MATAAPAQASILDQKLKDNPPAKWGFGIFALVLVGGVIYIVTRLSIDLSPVHQASIFPYVLLGIALLIALGFEFVNGFHDTANAVATVIYTHSLEPHVAVVWSGLWNFIGVLTSSGTVAFSIVSLLPVELILKVSKGSGFSMVFALLVASVLWNLATWWRGLPVSSSHTMIGSILGVGLANQFINGRNGVDGVDWTQVTKVFEALIISPIIGFVLAALLFYGFKLVMKDPRLYEAPKGAEPPPFYIRALLVLTCTGVSFAHGSNDGQKGMGLIMLVLVGTVPTAYALNHTIDKGSVETFAAVSTQVAGAIGNYTDKNAKAQNAQQELEKFVSSHDFQPTTMVALQKMVTDIRDEAVSYGSLGSVPSNMQANVRNQMYLTSETMRLLPKYGPKMSEDDIKPLTNYKGFLDKSTKYIPSWVKVAVALALGLGTMVGWKRIVVTVGEKIGKTHLTYAQGASAELVAMVTILGADSFGMPVSTTHVLSSGVAGTMAANGSGLQMSTLRNIAIAWVFTLPAAAVLSGILFWIFNTVA comes from the coding sequence ATGGCAACCGCAGCTCCAGCGCAAGCTTCCATTCTCGATCAAAAGTTGAAGGACAACCCTCCGGCAAAATGGGGGTTCGGCATATTCGCTCTCGTGCTCGTGGGCGGTGTGATCTACATCGTAACGCGCCTCTCCATCGATCTTTCTCCAGTCCACCAAGCCAGCATCTTCCCCTATGTTCTGCTTGGCATCGCTCTTTTAATTGCGCTCGGGTTCGAGTTTGTCAATGGCTTCCACGACACGGCGAACGCAGTCGCAACCGTCATTTACACCCATTCTCTCGAACCCCATGTCGCCGTTGTATGGTCCGGATTGTGGAACTTCATTGGAGTGTTGACCAGCTCTGGAACGGTTGCGTTTTCGATCGTTTCTCTTCTACCCGTCGAGTTGATCCTCAAGGTATCGAAGGGCTCCGGCTTCTCAATGGTCTTTGCTCTGTTAGTTGCTTCCGTACTCTGGAATCTTGCAACCTGGTGGCGAGGCCTTCCTGTATCGAGTTCGCACACCATGATTGGCTCCATTCTCGGCGTCGGTCTTGCCAATCAATTCATTAACGGCAGGAACGGTGTTGATGGAGTCGACTGGACTCAGGTGACGAAGGTCTTCGAGGCCCTGATCATTTCACCCATCATCGGTTTTGTCCTTGCTGCGTTGCTTTTTTACGGTTTCAAACTAGTGATGAAGGACCCTCGCCTCTATGAAGCTCCGAAAGGCGCTGAGCCGCCACCCTTTTATATCCGGGCGCTCCTTGTCCTCACCTGCACGGGCGTGTCCTTCGCTCACGGTTCCAACGACGGACAAAAGGGCATGGGACTGATCATGCTTGTACTGGTTGGCACTGTTCCCACTGCCTACGCGCTGAATCACACCATAGACAAAGGATCAGTAGAGACCTTTGCCGCAGTGTCAACGCAGGTAGCTGGTGCAATTGGCAACTACACAGATAAGAACGCGAAAGCGCAGAACGCTCAACAGGAGCTTGAAAAATTTGTCTCCTCCCACGATTTTCAGCCTACGACGATGGTCGCACTCCAGAAAATGGTCACCGATATTCGGGACGAGGCCGTCAGCTATGGCTCTCTCGGAAGCGTTCCCTCCAATATGCAAGCCAACGTTCGCAACCAGATGTACCTCACGAGCGAGACAATGCGCTTGCTTCCAAAGTACGGGCCGAAAATGTCTGAAGACGATATCAAGCCGCTTACCAATTACAAAGGGTTCCTTGACAAGTCGACGAAATACATTCCGTCCTGGGTAAAGGTTGCCGTAGCTCTTGCACTGGGTTTGGGAACCATGGTTGGCTGGAAGCGCATCGTCGTCACCGTGGGAGAAAAAATCGGTAAGACTCACCTGACCTACGCGCAGGGCGCGTCCGCTGAGCTGGTGGCCATGGTGACCATTCTTGGTGCCGACAGCTTCGGCATGCCCGTTTCAACCACCCATGTCCTCTCGTCCGGCGTGGCCGGCACGATGGCGGCGAATGGAAGTGGCCTTCAAATGTCTACTCTCCGAAATATCGCTATTGCATGGGTTTTCACCCTTCCTGCGGCAGCGGTCCTTTCGGGGATTTTGTTTTGGATCTTTAATACCGTTGCTTGA
- a CDS encoding acyltransferase family protein, with protein MTSIRFFLAFQVAVRHTIGTFMPGVDPTAASGTLRGFLWRQIVAPSFAGSFFFLLSGYVLALVYLRDGQDVAKGRFFAARFARVYPLYLVTLLWDIPGLLADRVARLGWAAALGKTAATFTAHLVMLQAWYPTRLSGLDAPNWSLSAETFFYLCFPVLGVALWRLSGTQIWIAAICLYGGGQIAVWLVQPHLQTEMVMYRPVLHLSTFALGVLLARWRALRAERSEVEPVREWQANAVRRLACRSAAGEPVSGALA; from the coding sequence GTGACTTCCATCCGGTTCTTCCTGGCGTTTCAGGTGGCTGTGCGGCATACGATAGGCACCTTTATGCCTGGGGTGGATCCCACGGCGGCGTCAGGAACATTGCGAGGCTTTTTGTGGCGGCAGATTGTTGCGCCATCGTTTGCAGGGAGCTTCTTCTTTCTGTTGTCCGGCTATGTGCTTGCCCTGGTGTATCTGCGAGATGGGCAAGATGTGGCGAAGGGGCGATTTTTCGCGGCAAGGTTTGCGCGCGTGTACCCGCTCTACCTGGTGACTCTGCTTTGGGACATCCCGGGCCTCTTGGCGGACAGGGTGGCGAGGCTGGGATGGGCGGCTGCGCTAGGCAAAACAGCGGCGACGTTCACGGCGCACCTGGTGATGCTGCAGGCGTGGTATCCCACGCGTCTATCGGGACTGGATGCACCGAACTGGTCGCTTTCCGCCGAAACGTTTTTTTATCTTTGCTTTCCTGTGCTGGGCGTTGCGCTGTGGCGACTGAGCGGCACACAGATTTGGATCGCGGCCATCTGCTTATACGGGGGTGGGCAGATAGCGGTGTGGCTGGTGCAGCCTCATCTGCAGACAGAAATGGTGATGTACAGACCGGTGCTGCATCTTTCAACATTTGCGCTGGGAGTTCTGCTCGCACGGTGGCGGGCACTGCGTGCGGAACGGAGCGAGGTTGAGCCGGTCCGGGAATGGCAGGCGAATGCTGTGCGTCGCCTCGCTTGCCGCTCTGCTGCTGGTGAACCAGTTTCCGGCGCCCTTGCCTGA
- a CDS encoding CsbD family protein, translating to MKALPWLIAGVGLGLAAYFVLNQPGPQYATGNDDIEDAAGKTAFWGSKQRVKGTGGDLVGKLKEGVGRATGDDQLETEGVVDQVAGTVQDAAGQAAHAVADTIHELNR from the coding sequence ATGAAAGCACTTCCTTGGCTCATTGCCGGTGTCGGCCTCGGTTTGGCCGCCTATTTTGTTTTGAACCAACCTGGTCCGCAGTATGCGACTGGCAACGACGATATCGAAGATGCAGCAGGGAAGACCGCGTTCTGGGGTTCAAAACAGCGAGTCAAGGGAACCGGCGGAGATTTGGTCGGAAAGCTGAAAGAGGGTGTGGGTCGTGCCACCGGCGATGACCAACTCGAAACGGAGGGCGTTGTGGATCAAGTCGCGGGCACCGTCCAGGACGCAGCCGGTCAGGCTGCCCATGCTGTCGCCGACACCATTCACGAACTTAATCGCTGA
- a CDS encoding IS6 family transposase, translating into MRWYQGYRTSSWRVDETYVKVGGRWKYLFRAVDKHGRLIDFMLADRRNTRAAHRFLGKALTTMRHWPPSSITTDQLGSYPKAIRRLQREVKLSADTKHRTCKYLNNIIEVDHGALKRLIRPTRGFQTMRTAAATIKGFEVMRMIRRGHCLTCKPRVKEEIRFVNKLFHIFAVAA; encoded by the coding sequence GTGCGCTGGTACCAAGGCTACCGAACCAGCTCCTGGCGCGTAGACGAGACGTATGTGAAGGTCGGCGGTCGGTGGAAGTACCTGTTTCGGGCCGTCGACAAGCATGGCCGCTTGATTGATTTCATGTTGGCAGATCGCCGCAATACTCGGGCAGCCCATCGTTTCTTGGGAAAAGCGCTGACGACCATGCGCCACTGGCCACCGTCCTCGATCACCACCGACCAACTCGGTTCCTACCCGAAAGCAATCCGCCGACTACAGCGCGAGGTCAAGCTGTCTGCAGACACAAAACATCGGACCTGCAAATACCTGAACAACATCATCGAAGTCGACCATGGCGCTCTTAAGCGCCTCATCCGACCCACCCGAGGCTTTCAGACGATGAGGACCGCGGCTGCTACGATCAAGGGCTTTGAAGTGATGCGTATGATCCGTCGAGGGCATTGCCTCACCTGTAAGCCGCGCGTCAAAGAGGAGATCCGTTTCGTAAACAAGCTGTTCCACATCTTCGCTGTCGCTGCCTGA